CCGGCGGGCTCGGCGCCGCCATTGGATCAGAGCCTGAACGCATGGCGGCGTTTCTGGAGCGCTCGCCGCGTATGGCGGCCCTGCGCGGGATGATTTCGCGGGCGCGCACCCTGACCAGTCTCAATGCGCTGCGCGGCTATGCCCGCCTGTTTGACGCCAGCGAATGGACCGGCCGGGCGGCGGCGGCCCAGTCCGAAGCCGCCGAGCGGGCCTTTCTGGCGCTGGCCGGGCGCCTCTCCGACCAGTCGCGCCAGACGGCGCTGACCCGGCTCAGCAATCATCTGTCGGCGGATCTGATGCGGTTTGACCGCATCGCCGACGGGTCGGACCATGCCTGGCGGGACGATCCCGACCGGCGCGCGGTGGAGGCGCTGCACGCCATCCGCCAGGCGCTGATCATGCAGGCCTTCCTGACCATTTCGCGCCTGCCGGCGTTTTCACGCCGCCATGATCTGACACGCGAGGACCTGATCGATCTGGTGTTCGCCCTGCGCCTTCCCGAAGCGGTGACTGCGCTGGAGGAGATTTTCCCCGCCGCGCGCCCCGGCCTGGAATTACTGGACGCGGTGGAGGAGCAGACCGGCGCCGACGAGCCGGCGCGGCGCGGATACCCGGAGATACAGGCGCGCATCGTCCAGCCGCTGGCCGAGCTGCACCCGATGATCGGCCAGATCACCGTGGCGATCAGCCATTATTACCGGGCGTTCGGCTGAGCGCGCGTCAGGCGACGCCGATGCGCGGCGGGCCGCCATGAGCCGCTTCAGACGGCCCGAAGGCGCGGTTGAGCGAGGCGGTGGAATCGCACGCCAGCTCGATGGCGGCGGTGAGGTGTTCGAGCACCTTCACATTATTGGCCAGCACATGCAGCGCTTCGGGGCGCGTGTCGGCGGAGATTTTCGTACACCGCACAAGCACTTCGGCGCGCAGGGCCTGGAGGATGTCCTCCAGCTTCAGGCCGGCCGGATTGTCGTCGGAGACCAGGTAACGCGTCATGTCCGCCTCCTTGGTTGCGGGTCTGAAGCGCGAGAATGGCATGGCTGCGTCATTTTTCCGTAAACGCGCGCCCGGCGCCTTGCCCGTGCTGGCCGGGCGGTTCAGTTTGCCTGCGATCAATCAGGTTGAGGAGAATGCGATATGTCCGAACGGATCGGAGCGGCGGCGCTGGTGAAGGCGCTGGATGGCTGGCAGGCGGTGGAGGGGCGCGACGCGGTGCGCAAGGAATTCCGCTTTGATGACTTCAAGACTGCCTTCGGCTTCATGGCGCGCGTCGCCCTGAAAGCTGAACAGATGAACCACCATCCTGAATGGTTCAACGTCTACAACACGGTGGATATCACGCTGTCCACCCACGACGCCGGCGGCGTCACGGCGCTGGACAAAGAGCTGGCCGAATACATCGAGACGGCGGCGCGCTGAGACGCTGGTCAGCCCGAATGGATCATCACCGTGTCGAGCAGGACCCGGGCCCGCCCGGGGCCGAGCAGGCGGTCGGTTTCAGCTTGCAGCAATGCGGCGATCGCCTCGGCGTCCGGCACGTGAGGCCAGGCGTACTGGCGCGCTGAATAATTGAGCACGGTGCGGGTATAGGCGTCGCGCAGCCAGGGTTGACGCTCCTCGACCAGCGCCCGGTCCTCACGCCTTGGAATGTCGAGCCCGAATGCGATCTGCAGCTGGCCCGCCGTACGTCCGCGCGCGCGCACCGGCGCGTGGACCGGTGTCTGGGCGAAATAGGATTGCGCCGTGGTGATGTGGCGCCCCGGCGGCGCCTCTGGCGCACTTGGCGCAATCGCCAAGGCGGCCGGAGCGGACAGGGCCGCAGCCACGACGCTCAGGCATGACAATACACGCATCATGTCGCCTTTATGGCCCGCGCGCGTAAAGGATTGGTTTGCGAGCGGACGTATGAGCGCCGCCGGGAGGCGGCGCTCATACGTCCGCTTACCAGTCCATATCCTCTTCGTATCCCAGATCGATCAGCGCCTGGCCGTAGCGCTCCTTGAACGCCTCGCGAATTCTCGAGGTGAAGTTCTGGGGCCAGGGGCTGGACCCTGGGTTGGCGTGCGTGCTGGCCAGGTCGATACCCGCCACGTCGGGCACGTTCAGGAAGCGGGCGATCTGCTCCAGATGCGCGGCTGGTCTGGCGGCGAAATCCTCCAGACGCAGGGTCAGCACCCGTTCGTCGTCGAAAGGCGCCAGCAGCAAGTCCTCGATCACGTGCTTCGAGATATTGTCCAGCTCATACAGGATCCCGTCTTCCTTGGACAATTCGTTGAGGATCGGTTTGTCCTGCTTGAGCTGATCCCAGACCCAGCCGTTCAGCTCGGTATGGTGGTCACCCTTGTGGTGGAAATAGTTCGAAATCAGCACCTGACGCGGGTCGCGGATGATCCGAAGACCCCGCCAGTCGCCAGCCGTGCGCCGGATCTTGTCGAGGCTGCGCTGTGTCGCGTTCGCAAACAGGACGACATCGCGGCCGTTCTGGCCGAGGTCCGAAAAATCGATATTGGGCAGATCCAGATCGTCCAGCCGCGAATAATGGTGCGGCGGATTGGCGATCTTGTAGCTGCGCACCCGTGCGCCGGTGCTTTCCGCGATCCGGCCAAAAACCTCATTGCGGAAGAACCTGGAGCCGCATTTATGGTGACCGAAGAACACGAACACGTCCGGTGCATCGGGGTATTTGATGGCGCCGATCTGGCGTTCGGCCGCAGTCACGCGTTCCTGAAGCATGGTTCCGGTCTTGCGGAACGTGCTGACGGTCTTCTGTGTCCCGGTGGCGATTTCCAGCGCCTGCTTGGACGTGGTCTGAAGGGCCGCGAGCGGCGCCTTGACGTCTGCATCGAGAATGGAGCGCAGGGTGTCGATTTCCCGGCGCAGCTTGGCGTCTGATTCACCGGCGGTCATCGCAACCGCTTCGAACCGTTCAGTGAGCCTGCCGATGGATTCCGCCGTGGCCTCGTCCACTTCGGCGCGCAGCCGCTGTTCGAGGCCCTGGCGGATCGCTTTGAGCTCTTCGCGAAGCGCGTTGTCGCCCTGAGTGGCGGCTGAATGCGCCGACAGCGCTTCGGCTTCGGCTCTTTTCAGCGCCTGTTGCATCGCCTCAATCTGTTCGCGCAGCTCGGCTTCGCGCTGTTTGGCGGCTTGCGCCGCCCGGCCGAAGCTTGCAGTCGTCACAGCGGCGCGTGCACTGAGTTTTTGTTCGAGAGCCGCCTGCAAACTCGCCAGCTCGTCCCTCAGCGCTGTGGCTTTCGCCGAATTGTCGTCCGACAGGCGCGCTTCAAGCGCCGAAAGCTCGGCCCGCAAGGCCGCCTCACCGCCGATGAGGGCATTTCTGCCAGCCTCGGCTATCTGGCCTTTCAAGGCGTTCGCGATCCGGGCCTGCTCGGCTTCAAGGCGCCCCAACTCGGCGCGCAGAGGGGCCTCGGCGCCCGATTGCGCCGCCTGGCTGGCGCGCGCGATTTCCTCTTTCAGCAATTCGGCGGCTCGGGCCTGCTGGGTTTCCAGCCTGGCCAGCTCACCGCGCAGATCGGTCTGGGCGCCCGAGCGCGCGGATTGCGCCGCGCGCGCGATTTCCTCTTTCAGTGCGTTGGCAGTTTGGGCCTGCTCGCCTTCAAGACGCTCCAGTTCGCCGCGTAGCTCTGCGGCCGAGCGAGATTGCGCCGCCTCACTGGCGCGCGCGATTTCGTCCTTCAGGGAGTCCGCCGTGCGCGCTTGTTCGGCTTCCAGTTTCGCCAGTTCTGCGCGCAAGTCCGACTCGGCTCCCGCACGCGCAGCCTCGCTGGCTCGAACGATTTCGTCTTTCAACAAATCGGCCGTGCGGATCTGTTCAGCCTCCAAACGCGCCAGCTCGGCGCGCAGCGTGTCCTCGGCCCCCGAGCGTGCGGCCAGCCCAGCCTGCGCGATCTCTTCCTTGAGCGCCTGCGCGGCACGGGCCTGCCTGGCTTCAAGACGTGTAAGCTGAGCGCGCAGAACGGCTTCTGCGTCCAGCCGGGCCGCCTCGCCCGAACGGGCAATCTCGCCCTTGAGCGTTTCTCCGGTGCGCGAAATCTGGACTTTTAGCGTTTTCACGGTTCGCAGCTGCTCGTCATTGAGCGCTATCAGCCGGTCTTCGAGATCGCGCGTAGAGCGTGCCTGGGCGCCCCCGTACTGAACCAGACGATCATCAAAATCACGCTGGTCATTCACCAGGCGCTCAACACGTCTTTCACGCCCGGCGGCCAGCTCGTGAATGCGGGCGATATCGTCGGCCAGCCGCCGGTTTTCGGCCGACAGGGTCTGGACGGCCCGCCGCAGCCGCCAGCCCAGCGCGCCCAAGCCGATCAGAAGACTGGCGCCCAGCAGGGCTCCGGCCAGAACCAGGCGTGATCCGAGCAGCCCGGGTCCCAATGCGGCGAAGGCCAGAGCGGCGAGGGCGGCAAGCCCGGCGATTGCGAGAAGAGTCGATCCGCCTGCGCGCCAGAGCGTGCGGCGGGTGTTCTGCAGTGTGGGAAACAGGCCGGGCGCGAGGCGGCGCAGGGCGTCGCCGGCCGGCGCGTACCAAGGCCGGCTCAACGGGGGCCGGGGCGGGGTCAGGCCGGCAGGCTCCACGACCGTTCGATCAGCGTGGCCTGACATCTCGCGTTCCTGAGCGGGACGTTTATCCGGCGCGCTTCCCTGAACAGGGCGCTGTGGGGCTGGAGTTTCCTGATGGAGCACGTGCACGTCGCTGGGCCGGGGCGGCGGCGGTGTGTCAGGTTGTGTGCGCCGGACCGGCTTGGGCAGCCCGCCTGCGCCGGACGCCGAAGCATCCACGACGAGCTGACGCAGCGTCTCTTGCAGCGTATCGAGATTGTGGTTCTCGAAAGCGAAAGTCCGCGCAGCTCGGCCCAGCGCCTGACGACGGCCCGGATCGTTCATCAGGTCCACCAGGGCGCGTTCCAGAGCGCCTTCGTCTTCCTGATCGACCACCATGCCCAGGCCATTGTCTTTGAGATAGCCGATGGTGGCGGCGTCTGCCGGGCCATGGGCCAGAAGCACTGCGCCGGAGGCGAGGCACTCAGGCATTTTATTGGCCATGGAATAGCGCACATAGCGCAGCGTGGCCTCGTCGAAATTATAAGCGATGACCACCGCGTCCGCGCGGCGCAGCCATTCGCGGTAGACGTCCAGAGGGCGCGTCTCGTCGGTCACCGAGGTGAACTCAAAACCCGAAAAATCGTCCTTCGCCTCGCGCAGCCACCAGGGCTGGGTGTTGATCTCCAGCGATACGGCGTTTCCGGCTTTGCCAAGCCTCTCCACGGCGCGCGCCAGACGCAGGACGCTGGCGCGCTGCATGTTAGCGGCCAGTCCGCCGGCATAGCGGATACGCAAACGCCGCCCGGAGTGTGGCGCGCGCTCCGGCCAGTCGCTGATGCGCACGCCATTGGCCAGCGGTGTGAACGGAGCGCCGTAACGCGCTTCAAACGCCGAAGACATCGACTCGCAGATCGACAGGCGCGCCTGGGCGTGTTCGAGCAGGAGGTTGAGGTCCGGCTCCAGAACGCGCCATTGCTCGGGATCGCGCTCGGCCAGATCGCGCGGCCAGTCATCCATCACCCAGGCCACGACCGGCTTGCCAATCTCGTGCAGCAGGGACATCGCCAGGGAATGCAGCCACGGCATGTCAGGCACCGGGCGGTACAGCACCGCGTCGGCGTCAAAGCTCAGCGCGGCGTCGCGGGCCGCCTGTTCCGAGCAGGGCTTGGTGACGTATCCTCCAGACCCGTCCGGCTTCGACAGGGCGAGCCCGTCCTTGCCGTGACGCGCGATCTGCAAGAGCTGGTCCGCGGGCCAGCCGGCAAACAAATTGGCCTTGATCTCGCCGGTGGCGGTGCCGTTGGCGAACGGCGTCATGTCGAGCATCAAAAGGCGCGGATAGCGTCGCAAATGGCCATTGGCCTTGACGTCTTCAGGCGAGCGCGCATGCGGAAACAGGTCGTGGAAAGGCCGCCGCTCGAACACCTCAAGCTGGCCGCCAATGCCGGCGTTGTAGATCATCTGGCCGGTGCCTTCGAGCGTCCGGCGCGCCTCGGTATAGGCTTCCACCATCTTGTCGACCTGCGGGTCGTGCCAGCGGAAGCCCTTGCCGAAATAGTTCGGATCGAAATGGTTCGGGTCATCGGACTTCATGTCCAGAACCCCGACCCCGTAATCCTTGCTTTCCTTCGCGTCTTCAGGGATCGCGTAGCTGGCGTCGACGCCGATCAGGTAAATTTCCTCGAAGCCGAGATAGGCCGCGATCTGCATCATCGAGAAGGTGACAGTGCACCCCGTGTAGGTGATCTTGTCGGCTTCCATGGAGAAATCGAAGCCGTGCGGATAGCTTTTGCGCGGGCGGTGATTGTAGAAAACCGTGTCTTCATCGGCCTCGAACATATAGCCCAGATAAGCCGGGAACAGCTTGATCGGGCCCTTGAACTCGTTGATCCACGCGGCCCGGTCTTCGGCGACCAGATGGTCTTCGACCAGATAGAAGGTGGGCTTCCAGTCAAGATCCTTGGCTTTCAGGAAGAAGCCGTTCACCGCGAAGGTCACTTCGTCTTTCAGCACTGACAGATCGGTTTCGTTCAGGCTGGGCCCGTTGCCGATCAGGAAGCAGCGCTTGCG
The window above is part of the Hyphomonadaceae bacterium ML37 genome. Proteins encoded here:
- a CDS encoding 4a-hydroxytetrahydrobiopterin dehydratase, with the translated sequence MSERIGAAALVKALDGWQAVEGRDAVRKEFRFDDFKTAFGFMARVALKAEQMNHHPEWFNVYNTVDITLSTHDAGGVTALDKELAEYIETAAR
- a CDS encoding DUF115 domain-containing protein — translated: MTQLSMGMTSQEQEYQELLAKLPSRAPIYLPTEKIPLEDKIRGVRHVIQIYKHDLDAVYRPRLRALREQFKGRKRCFLIGNGPSLNETDLSVLKDEVTFAVNGFFLKAKDLDWKPTFYLVEDHLVAEDRAAWINEFKGPIKLFPAYLGYMFEADEDTVFYNHRPRKSYPHGFDFSMEADKITYTGCTVTFSMMQIAAYLGFEEIYLIGVDASYAIPEDAKESKDYGVGVLDMKSDDPNHFDPNYFGKGFRWHDPQVDKMVEAYTEARRTLEGTGQMIYNAGIGGQLEVFERRPFHDLFPHARSPEDVKANGHLRRYPRLLMLDMTPFANGTATGEIKANLFAGWPADQLLQIARHGKDGLALSKPDGSGGYVTKPCSEQAARDAALSFDADAVLYRPVPDMPWLHSLAMSLLHEIGKPVVAWVMDDWPRDLAERDPEQWRVLEPDLNLLLEHAQARLSICESMSSAFEARYGAPFTPLANGVRISDWPERAPHSGRRLRIRYAGGLAANMQRASVLRLARAVERLGKAGNAVSLEINTQPWWLREAKDDFSGFEFTSVTDETRPLDVYREWLRRADAVVIAYNFDEATLRYVRYSMANKMPECLASGAVLLAHGPADAATIGYLKDNGLGMVVDQEDEGALERALVDLMNDPGRRQALGRAARTFAFENHNLDTLQETLRQLVVDASASGAGGLPKPVRRTQPDTPPPPRPSDVHVLHQETPAPQRPVQGSAPDKRPAQEREMSGHADRTVVEPAGLTPPRPPLSRPWYAPAGDALRRLAPGLFPTLQNTRRTLWRAGGSTLLAIAGLAALAALAFAALGPGLLGSRLVLAGALLGASLLIGLGALGWRLRRAVQTLSAENRRLADDIARIHELAAGRERRVERLVNDQRDFDDRLVQYGGAQARSTRDLEDRLIALNDEQLRTVKTLKVQISRTGETLKGEIARSGEAARLDAEAVLRAQLTRLEARQARAAQALKEEIAQAGLAARSGAEDTLRAELARLEAEQIRTADLLKDEIVRASEAARAGAESDLRAELAKLEAEQARTADSLKDEIARASEAAQSRSAAELRGELERLEGEQAQTANALKEEIARAAQSARSGAQTDLRGELARLETQQARAAELLKEEIARASQAAQSGAEAPLRAELGRLEAEQARIANALKGQIAEAGRNALIGGEAALRAELSALEARLSDDNSAKATALRDELASLQAALEQKLSARAAVTTASFGRAAQAAKQREAELREQIEAMQQALKRAEAEALSAHSAATQGDNALREELKAIRQGLEQRLRAEVDEATAESIGRLTERFEAVAMTAGESDAKLRREIDTLRSILDADVKAPLAALQTTSKQALEIATGTQKTVSTFRKTGTMLQERVTAAERQIGAIKYPDAPDVFVFFGHHKCGSRFFRNEVFGRIAESTGARVRSYKIANPPHHYSRLDDLDLPNIDFSDLGQNGRDVVLFANATQRSLDKIRRTAGDWRGLRIIRDPRQVLISNYFHHKGDHHTELNGWVWDQLKQDKPILNELSKEDGILYELDNISKHVIEDLLLAPFDDERVLTLRLEDFAARPAAHLEQIARFLNVPDVAGIDLASTHANPGSSPWPQNFTSRIREAFKERYGQALIDLGYEEDMDW